The following coding sequences lie in one Glycine max cultivar Williams 82 chromosome 19, Glycine_max_v4.0, whole genome shotgun sequence genomic window:
- the LOC100803638 gene encoding BAG family molecular chaperone regulator 2 — protein sequence MIKLRSMRFSRSSSKLGNGHKATPPIEKDCRSIGEIQWELRPGGMLVQKRKSNQSAGEGMITIIVSTMSQSQEISIEATSTFGELKMILSLVTSFEPREQRLLFKGKERDDDEYLHMVGVREKDKVLLLEDPAIKEKKLLGLRDQPINNPSRAISV from the exons ATGATTAAGTTGAGGTCAATGAGGTTTAGCCGAAGCAGCTCCAAGCTTGGAAATGGGCACAAAGCAACACCACCCATTGAAAAGGATTGCAGAAGCATTGGTGAAATCCAATGGGAACTTAGGCCTGGTGGCATGCTTGTTCAAAAAAGGAAGAGTAACCAAAGTGCAGGGGAGGGAATGATCACAATTATAGTGTCAACTATGTCACAATCTCAAGAAATTTCTATTGAGGCCACATCAACTTTTG GAGAATTGAAAATGATTCTTTCACTGGTAACAAGTTTTGAGCCCAGAGAGCAAAGGCTTCTCTTCAAGGGTAAAGAGAGAGATGATGATGAATATCTACATATGGTTGGGGTTAGAGAAAAGGACAAGGTTCTTCTGTTGGAGGATCCAGCAATAAAGGAGAAGAAACTGCTTGGCTTAAGAGACCAACCCATTAACAATCCTAGTCGTGCCATCAGTGTATGA